One segment of Streptomyces roseifaciens DNA contains the following:
- a CDS encoding GNAT family N-acetyltransferase: protein MQIVTMAEPDLPPELRAQIEALQEQAWPGGGPHDPALRPVAVLLLAPDGGVRAALDILSKEIIHEGRSYRASGLSAVVTDAAHRGKGYGRRLVAAARELIADGGAVDVGLFTCDRPLQGFYESAGWTALPGTVLIGGTPQDPFPSDRPGFDKVTMAAFFTARARRDAAAFERCRIGLYPGEVDRLW from the coding sequence ATGCAGATTGTCACGATGGCGGAGCCGGATCTTCCGCCGGAGCTGCGCGCGCAGATCGAGGCCCTGCAGGAGCAGGCCTGGCCCGGCGGTGGCCCCCACGACCCGGCCCTGCGCCCCGTGGCCGTCCTGCTCCTCGCCCCGGACGGCGGCGTACGGGCCGCGCTGGACATCCTGTCCAAGGAGATCATCCACGAGGGCCGGAGCTACCGGGCCTCGGGCCTGAGCGCGGTCGTCACGGACGCGGCACACCGCGGCAAGGGATACGGGCGGCGGCTGGTGGCCGCCGCCCGTGAGCTGATCGCCGACGGCGGCGCCGTGGACGTGGGACTGTTCACGTGCGACCGCCCCCTGCAGGGGTTCTACGAGAGCGCCGGCTGGACCGCCCTGCCCGGCACCGTCCTGATCGGCGGCACCCCGCAGGACCCGTTCCCCAGCGACCGGCCGGGCTTCGACAAGGTCACCATGGCCGCGTTCTTCACGGCACGGGCGCGGCGTGACGCGGCCGCCTTCGAGCGGTGCCGCATCGGGCTCTACCCGGGGGAGGTCGACCGGCTGTGGTGA
- a CDS encoding antitoxin, whose amino-acid sequence MSMLDKLKGLLKGHEDTARQGVEKAGDAFDAKTQNKYQSQVDTAQQKLNEQLGTQERRPGDERPPTP is encoded by the coding sequence ATGTCCATGCTCGACAAGCTCAAAGGCCTGCTCAAGGGCCATGAGGACACCGCTCGGCAAGGTGTCGAGAAGGCGGGCGACGCGTTCGACGCCAAGACCCAGAACAAGTACCAGAGCCAGGTCGACACCGCCCAGCAGAAGCTCAACGAGCAGCTGGGGACGCAGGAGCGGCGACCGGGGGACGAGCGCCCGCCGACTCCCTGA
- a CDS encoding sensor histidine kinase has product MHAAFFLLLSASFARFLIRHPGEPRTPWVVALSVLLALLYVLPYALPQALSPAPAARPPRQLLWLAAVVATWVVLVVLAPSFAWCSVPLLYTGLRTLPTRAALLLVTFLTGLVVVAQLRLSHGFDPTLVLAPPAVAAVATAVFVHTQRQTDRQRALIEDLVRTRRELAATERREGALAERQRLSMEIHDTLAQGLSSQRMLLQAADRTWESDPEAARRHVRTAADVAARGLAETRRFVDDLAPPQFDGGARLEDALRALAASGTAEGTGAPVLFHVDGVPVPLPDGVRAALLRIAQGALANVREHAGAATAALTLSYLGDQVVLDVADDGRGFAPGAPPGPAGGRGHGLPAMRARVRQLGGSLTIESAPGEGTVVSACIPLEPQ; this is encoded by the coding sequence ATGCACGCCGCCTTCTTCCTGCTCCTCTCCGCCTCCTTCGCTCGCTTCCTGATCCGGCACCCGGGCGAGCCCCGCACGCCGTGGGTCGTCGCCCTCAGCGTGCTGCTCGCCCTGCTCTACGTCCTGCCGTACGCCTTGCCCCAGGCCCTGAGCCCGGCCCCCGCGGCCCGCCCGCCGCGGCAGCTCCTCTGGCTGGCCGCCGTCGTCGCGACGTGGGTCGTGCTCGTCGTCCTCGCGCCGAGCTTCGCGTGGTGCTCCGTCCCCCTGCTCTATACGGGCCTGCGCACGCTCCCCACGCGCGCCGCCCTCCTCCTGGTCACCTTCCTCACCGGCCTGGTCGTCGTGGCGCAGCTCCGGCTTTCCCACGGCTTCGACCCCACCCTCGTGCTCGCCCCGCCCGCCGTGGCCGCCGTCGCCACGGCCGTCTTCGTCCACACGCAGCGGCAGACGGACCGGCAGCGCGCCCTGATCGAGGACCTGGTCCGCACGCGCCGCGAACTGGCCGCCACCGAGCGGCGCGAGGGCGCCCTCGCCGAGCGGCAGCGGCTGTCGATGGAGATCCACGACACCCTGGCCCAGGGTCTGTCCAGCCAGCGGATGCTGCTGCAGGCCGCGGACCGCACCTGGGAGTCGGACCCGGAGGCGGCGCGCCGGCACGTGCGGACCGCCGCGGACGTCGCGGCCCGCGGCCTGGCCGAAACCCGGCGGTTCGTCGACGACCTGGCGCCGCCGCAGTTCGACGGCGGCGCGCGGCTGGAGGACGCGCTGCGGGCGCTGGCCGCCTCCGGCACGGCGGAGGGGACCGGTGCCCCGGTGCTCTTCCACGTCGACGGCGTGCCGGTCCCGCTGCCGGACGGGGTGCGGGCCGCGCTGCTCCGCATCGCCCAGGGCGCCCTGGCGAACGTGCGCGAGCACGCCGGTGCCGCCACGGCCGCGCTCACCCTGAGCTACCTCGGCGACCAGGTCGTCCTCGACGTCGCGGACGACGGGCGGGGGTTCGCGCCGGGTGCGCCGCCCGGCCCGGCCGGCGGGCGCGGCCACGGGCTGCCCGCGATGCGGGCCCGGGTGCGGCAGCTCGGCGGCTCCCTGACCATCGAGTCGGCGCCCGGCGAGGGCACCGTCGTCTCCGCCTGCATTCCCCTGGAGCCCCAGTGA
- a CDS encoding GlcG/HbpS family heme-binding protein yields the protein MKSALGKLSVRSRVLVGAAGVAVVAAGTFGAVTATASPAAERQAPVSVAGNGVTESSHLSVDAATRAAQAALAAARKEGQKVSVAVVDRNGNTLVTLRGDGAGPQSYESAVRKGFTAVSWNAPTSELVKRLQSAPNLKDIPGTLFLPGGTPVQVKGAPVAGIGVAGAPSGDLDEKFAKAGAAALG from the coding sequence ATGAAGTCTGCGCTCGGAAAGCTCTCCGTCCGGAGCCGTGTGCTCGTGGGTGCGGCCGGGGTCGCCGTCGTCGCGGCCGGTACGTTCGGGGCGGTCACGGCGACGGCCTCGCCCGCGGCGGAGCGCCAGGCTCCGGTGTCCGTCGCCGGCAACGGCGTGACCGAGTCGTCGCACCTGTCGGTGGACGCCGCCACGCGCGCCGCCCAGGCCGCGCTGGCCGCCGCGAGGAAGGAGGGCCAGAAGGTGTCCGTCGCGGTCGTCGACCGCAACGGCAACACTCTGGTGACGCTGCGCGGCGACGGCGCGGGCCCGCAGTCCTACGAGTCGGCCGTACGGAAGGGCTTCACGGCCGTCTCCTGGAACGCCCCCACCTCGGAGCTCGTCAAGCGCCTCCAGAGCGCCCCGAACCTCAAGGACATCCCCGGCACCCTGTTCCTGCCGGGCGGCACGCCGGTCCAGGTCAAGGGCGCGCCGGTCGCCGGCATCGGCGTCGCGGGGGCGCCGAGCGGCGACCTCGACGAGAAGTTCGCGAAGGCGGGCGCGGCGGCGCTGGGCTAG